GGGCAGCACGCTCAAGCCATGGATGTCGCGAAAGGCTCCGACGAGCTTACAGCTTTGCGCGTCCGTCGAGCAGGACAAAAGTCCCATGCCTTTGCCGAGACCGACGAAGAGACGCCCGTCGTGGAAAAGCAGGGATTTGACGTCCTGGCCGGCGGTCTCGCCCGGGAGCCATCGGTCCACGGGAGCCGCTTCCGCCGCGGCGACCGATTCGACGATGCCGTATTTGGTGCCGAGCAATTTTCGCTGTGGGGCTGTGGGATCGGTCACGACGGTCCGGACCGGCGAAGGCTCCGATTTATCGTAACCGCTCGCCTCCCAAGGCACCGCCGCGGCCTCGAGGCCGGGGAAGTATTTCTTGTTCAAGAGATAGAGGGCGGTGACCGCCTCGAAGGCGACGAAAAGCCCCAAGGCAATGCCCACCCAGGTGTGTATCTTGCGGCTGCCCTTCAGCAGCGTCAAACCCTTGCTCATGACTCCCTCCTTTTCAGAAAACATTTGGGCAACAAGGCGGCTCCCAACACGAATAGGACAAGTAGGGCCTGGACAGCCAAGTCACCCGAACGCGGGGTGCCCCTCGCAAGGCTACAGCCTCCGCCGGCGGGATCCGAACCCTCTCCCAAGGTCGCCTCGTTCAGGTCCAGGATGAAGACCGAAGCCGTTTTCACCTTGACGGTCGGCGCCCCCACCGGGTCGGGCGTCAGCTCGCCACGCACGGCGACGTAAAGCTTCGAGCCGAGCAGAAGCATGTCCCGAACCTCGGCCGGACCGTTGAACAACTCCCAGGTGACGCCTTCGTCGGAAGAATGGAAGAGCCCGTCGGCGGTCCCGGCGAACAAAAGGTCTCCGTAGCGCAGCACCGAGCTAAATGCCGTCTCACCCGTGAAAATCAAATTTCCGTCGCCGTCGAGGACCGCCTGTCCCGGATTGCTCCCCAAGGGGTCGAAGTCGACGCCTTCGGCGGCGCCGCCTTGGGTGGCCGAATACAGAAGACTACCCATGCCGAGGGCGACGATCTCGTCGCCCAGTTGTCGGAAGCCGCTGAGCTCGACTTCGGGCAATCCGAGGTCCGCCTTGACGAATCCCCTGCCGTCGTCGGTGGAAGGGTCGTCCTGCAAACGGAATACCCCTCCCAGCTTTAGACCGGCGAAAAGAGCGCCGTCATGCACCCAAAGTCCGTTCGTCTCCTTTTGCAGCAAGGGAGAACCGATGGTCGTTACGTCGTTGGTGAATAGTCCCTGCTGCACGCCGTTCTTGGTAGCGGCGAGGTAGTCGGTCCCCAAAAGCAGCAGCTGCTTGAAGTCGGCGGCGTTTCCCGTGATGTCGCCCAGGATGCTCTCCCAGGCGACGCCGTCCCATCGGAAGGATCCACCGCCCCCTCCGAGCGAGGCGTAAGTTTCGGTGGTCGAGAGCACCAGCAGGCTCCGGACTTCCTTGCCAAACTCTTCTCCAACGGCGACGAAAGCGTCTCCCACCAGACGGAAAACCATACCGGTGCCGGCCCCCAACTTGACGCCCACGAAGACGTTGCCGGAGGCGTCCGTGCCGATCGACCGGATTTCTTCCCCGAACGGAAAGAAGCCGACTTCCGTCCAATTCGCCGCGTGGTCGACGGAACGATAAAGCTTGTTCTTCAAAGCGACGTAGAGATTTCCGTCCGACCCCAAGGTCAGGGTATCGGCGTTGATTTTGCCGTCGGTGGGGGGGAGGCCCGTGTTCCTGGCGGTCCAAGTGCCGCCGTCCCATTGGAAGACGCCCCCCTCGTTGGTGCCGGCGAGGATATCGTTTTCCGAAAAGGGGATAAGGGATTTTACCTCCTTGTTCATGGCGGTGGCGCCCAGCCGGTCCCAGGAAGCGCCGTTCCATCGCCAGACGGCGCCCTTGTCGGCACCCTCGGTCGATCCTGTACGGCCCTTGGTGCCGACGTATGCGGCGCCGTTGAACAGCGCGATGCTCTTCAACTCGCGCAAGGGCGTCGTCAAGGGAACGCCTTCGGCGTCGTAAGTCGTTTCGGACAGATTTCCCAAATCCTCCCAGGCCAGCCCGTCGTAGCGACGAACGCGGTGATCTTTACCGATGGTGAAGATATCGCTCAACGAGGTCGCGGCGAGCTTTTCCAGTTCGGCGGCATAATCGCCCACCAATTCCCAAGAATATCCCTCGGGCAAGACGGTGGTCGTCGCCCCGACGCGGACGAGCTGATTTCCGGACAATCGATAGACGCCGTCGTTATTGGTGCCGGCGTAAAGGACTCCGTCCAGGGCGGCCAGCGACAGGATGTCCGACTCGAGGCCCGCGGCGGCGAGCTTGGTCCAAACCCCGCCGTTCAGGCGATAGAGATTCGAAGTTTTATCGGCGGCCGTCCCCTTCGTCGCCGCATAAAGACCGCCGTCGTCGGCGAACAGGGCCCCCACGTCGCCCGCCTCGAGGCCGCTGCCCGCATTGGAGACGGCGCTGTCGCCTTGAATCTTGAGGATTCGACCTTCCAGGGGAGGCCCATCCAGCGGGGCCTTGACGGCCAAGTACACCGTCCCATCGGGTCCCACGGCCAATTTTTTTGGATCCACCGCGTTTTGGTTGTCCTGGGAGGTGCCCAGATCGATGACGCTCCATGCGCCGTTTTTCGCCGGATCGAATTCCCTTTGAATCACGATGTCGGCTTGGGCGTCGGGAAGTCCTGCGGATAAGGCCGCCAATGCGGCAATGAATGTCGTAATGAATGCTTTCATTATTTGTCTCCCTAATGAATTTCGCTCTCCGCCGGACGGCTCTCGGCTTCGATTTTTTTCCTTAACGGGTTTTTCCATGAAACGGTGGTAAACACGCCAATACCGGGCATATCCGTATCGCCGTCATTGTCGCGATCCCATTTGACGTTGAAAAGATTTTCGACCGATAGATCCGTGGAGAACCCCTTGCCCCATTCTTTCGATAAATGAAGCCGCGCCAGGTAAAGCGGCGCCATGGGCGAATCGGCCTTTTCCACCCCCGACAGGGCATCGATCCGCTTCCGACTCGAGATATAGCTGAAGGAGAGGTCCACGTGGACGTCGACCTTGGGAATTCGGGTGTTCAAAAGCAGGTTCACCCGATGGGTCGGAGCCTCGTTGAGCGGGGCCCCCGTATCCAAGTTACGGGTCCAAAGATAGGAATAATTGACGCGCCCGCCGAAATTTTTCAAC
This genomic stretch from Deltaproteobacteria bacterium PRO3 harbors:
- a CDS encoding PepSY domain-containing protein produces the protein MFSEKEGVMSKGLTLLKGSRKIHTWVGIALGLFVAFEAVTALYLLNKKYFPGLEAAAVPWEASGYDKSEPSPVRTVVTDPTAPQRKLLGTKYGIVESVAAAEAAPVDRWLPGETAGQDVKSLLFHDGRLFVGLGKGMGLLSCSTDAQSCKLVGAFRDIHGLSVLPGGDLLVAAEKEGAYAFKPASGEKVRLAEAALQKPLYVQPLTWGKLLEDLHTGEIFGGRFMIFWDLLSYALIAYVITGFYIWLKPILIRRSRQKAQPGAAAGAAAAKAG